Genomic window (Hirundo rustica isolate bHirRus1 chromosome 39 unlocalized genomic scaffold, bHirRus1.pri.v3 SUPER_39_unloc_1, whole genome shotgun sequence):
AGCCATGTCTGAGCATATGGGACCCATCCTGCGACcatccccgcccccccccccccccacgtCGCCCCTCCCCCACAGAGCCGTGTTTCCCCCAAAACGCGTCAATCACAAACCTGTGTGACATGCCCTGAAatgtgtccccatccccaaaaTCACgtccttcccccctcccccgaAAAACCGTGACCCCCTCAAAACCACGATAAGCCCAAAGCCACCCACCTGATCACCCAAAACCGTCGTCGTGCCCCCCCTCCTCCCACCCCGCAAAAACCGCGTCCCCCCTGCCCTCGCACCGTCGTAGTTGACGCTGTCCAGCTGCGCCcgccgctcctcctcctccttccgggggtcccgggggtcggGGGGCCCCCCCAGCAGGGCGCGGGCGCAGGCGGGGTGACCCTCGCGACAGGCGAGGTGCAGGGGGGTGTGACCGCCCCGCTCCCGCACGGCTacgcccgcgcccgccgcccgcagccgccgcaCGGCCCcggccagccccagcaccacgGCGATGTGCAGCGCGCTCTGGGGGCGAGCCGGGGTCAAACCGCCCCGAAATCATTACCCCAAAAACTGCGCCCCTGCCCCAGCGCGATGTGCAGATTACTCTGGAGGGTGCGGGGTGGGTCAAAACTGCGGGGTCAAGCCCCACCCAAAATTTTCACATAGACACCCCCTCTGCGGCTGCAGCCCACTTTGACCCCAAGCCTCCACTCTCTCCCCTCCCGCCCCCCCAGCTCCTCGCTGCGGAGAATTGGGGTGGTCCCGGGATCCCCAGCCCCTCCGAGGCCCCCAAATTTCTCCTCCTCCCGCACCTGCCCCAGGTCGTTCTGCAGGTCGAGGTAGGGCGAGCGCTCCGTGTGTCGCAGGATGGTCTCCAGGAATTCCTCGTGCTCGTGGATCACGGCCAGGTGAAGGGCCCTGAGGGGTGGGCACGGGCTGGGCGGGGGTGTTCTGACACCCCCAGACCCACCGGGGAGTCCCCAGAGAAGCGCGGGAGGGCGGCAGTGGTGGGTTATTGAGGGACACCCGCGGGGGTCGCACCGGAACCCGGGAAGAGGCAGGACCGCGACCCCCCCAATCCCCGAGCGCGCGTAGGGGTCCCGCCCGGAGCCGGGGAGGATCTCTTGTCCCTCCCCGCCCTCACGTGTCGCCGTCCTCGGTGACGAAGCTCAGGACGTGCCGCAGCCAGGCCGCGGGGTCGGCCAGAGGCTCGGGGGACTCCGCTCCGGGGCTGGCGGTCAGCGGCGGCCCCAGCGGCCCGTCGCCCAGCGAGCCCAGCCCGCTGTCGCACCACTCGTCGCCGTCGGGCCGCTTTGCGTCGCCGGgggccgccggggccgcgggggccgcgggggccgcggccgccATCGCCGGGGCCGCCTCAGGCCGCGGCCGCCATCGCTGAGCGGGGAATCCCCTCCCCGGCGCGTGCCGGGACCCGTAGTCCCCGCGCACGCTTCCGGGTGTCCAGCCAATCAGCAGCGCGCGTCTGGCCGCGCCTGCTTCCCCCCCCGCGAACCGGAGCCGCCGCGGGCAGGCGGGGCCCGTCGGGGGGCGTGGTGCGCGCAGGCCGCGCCATGGCGGACCCGGACAgcaccgggagcggcggggccgggacggGCCCGGGGGGTGGAGCtcccgctccccccgcccccgccggtGACCCCTCCGCTGTCCCCGGAGTTCCCCATGCCCGCGAGGAGCGGGCAGAGCAGGACGCCGAGTGTCCGGTAACGCCCCCGGCGTTCCCTCGGTCCCCGCCCCGATGAACGCCCCCGACACCCCGCTGACCCCTCGCGTTCCTCCCCGCAGGTCTCGGACCCCGATCCGGGCGCCTCGGCCGACGCTGACAGTGGGTGTGGGGGCGCCGGGGTCCCGCGGCCGCGGGGGGACCCGGGCTGGGCGTTTGGGGACACTTCTAGGGACATCATGGGGCCTTTGGAGAGCTTTCGGGGGCTTTTGGGGACCCTTTGTACACCCTTATTGGCCTTGGGGGATATTTCTGTGATAGGGCGGTTGGAATAGGACATTTCGGGACACTCTGGGTTTCTcgggggtgttttggggttaCTTAAGGGATTTTGGTCGACATTTCTGGGGCCTTTGGGGACTGTGTGATGTCCCCGCAGTGGAGCTGCTGCGGACGCTCCTGTCCCGGACTCTGGGGCTCGGG
Coding sequences:
- the NFKBIB gene encoding NF-kappa-B inhibitor beta — its product is MAAAAPAAPAAPAAPGDAKRPDGDEWCDSGLGSLGDGPLGPPLTASPGAESPEPLADPAAWLRHVLSFVTEDGDTALHLAVIHEHEEFLETILRHTERSPYLDLQNDLGQSALHIAVVLGLAGAVRRLRAAGAGVAVRERGGHTPLHLACREGHPACARALLGGPPDPRDPRKEEEERRAQLDSVNYDGYTPLHVAVLRQDPELVQLLLHAGADPDWPEPSCGRSPLHLAVEAQSPEVAECLLRAGAQPDPRTFSGFTPLYSARRRPDPRLPALLRRFGAHDPPQQRQQRQQRQQRQRGQG